A genomic window from Chloroflexota bacterium includes:
- a CDS encoding MFS transporter: MHTTPHDKLWSRDFLLLLGSTLLLWGSFYFILPTLPLYVVQRLHGNLAQVGLLSGALGITAVLARPLTGWAADRWGRRPVQLLFLLLFALVMLSYNLATSVPLLVLIRLLHGIPFGAATTAGMTVAADLVPAPRRGEGIGYYTLSQTLSMAIGPVLAFSILSGRQFPRLFLTAAFVASAALVLAWAIRHPIVRNPRASFSLQSIIERRVSWLSLTALFIALGYSGIVSFVTLYAEELHVANAGLFFTLYAVGMVLVRPVAGQVFDRHGPATVVASGLALLFLAYLMLALWRTTLGFLGAGLWYGLGYGAVVPSLQAMAVNVVPAVRRGAANATVFSVFDIGMTAGPYLLGLLAQAIGGYATVYGVAAMLLLPPTLVFFWRVMPEYRIYAE, translated from the coding sequence ATGCACACCACACCGCACGATAAACTTTGGAGCCGCGATTTCCTCCTCTTGCTCGGCTCGACTTTGCTTTTGTGGGGCAGTTTCTATTTCATCTTGCCCACCTTGCCGCTCTATGTGGTGCAGAGGCTGCACGGCAACCTAGCCCAGGTGGGGCTGCTCTCCGGCGCGCTGGGGATCACGGCGGTGCTTGCGCGCCCGCTCACGGGCTGGGCTGCAGACCGCTGGGGGCGGCGCCCGGTGCAGCTTCTCTTCCTGCTGCTCTTTGCTCTGGTTATGCTCAGTTACAATCTGGCGACTAGCGTGCCCCTGCTCGTTCTCATCCGCCTATTGCATGGCATTCCCTTTGGCGCCGCTACGACCGCTGGGATGACCGTCGCAGCGGACTTGGTGCCTGCGCCAAGGCGCGGCGAAGGGATTGGCTACTACACCCTATCGCAGACGCTGTCCATGGCCATTGGGCCGGTGCTGGCTTTCAGCATTTTGAGCGGAAGGCAATTTCCTCGCCTATTCTTGACGGCGGCATTCGTTGCCTCTGCCGCGCTTGTGCTGGCCTGGGCGATACGCCATCCCATTGTACGCAACCCGCGGGCCTCCTTCTCGCTGCAATCCATCATCGAAAGGAGGGTGAGCTGGCTCTCGCTCACTGCGCTGTTCATCGCACTCGGTTACAGTGGCATCGTTTCCTTTGTCACGCTCTATGCCGAGGAATTGCACGTGGCGAATGCGGGTTTGTTCTTCACATTGTACGCCGTGGGCATGGTGCTGGTGCGCCCTGTAGCCGGACAGGTATTCGACCGGCACGGGCCAGCCACGGTCGTTGCCAGTGGCTTAGCCTTGCTCTTTCTCGCCTACCTCATGTTGGCGCTGTGGCGAACAACCTTGGGCTTTCTCGGTGCCGGGCTATGGTATGGACTGGGCTATGGCGCGGTGGTGCCGTCATTGCAAGCCATGGCAGTGAATGTAGTGCCGGCAGTGCGGCGCGGAGCGGCCAATGCGACGGTGTTCTCCGTCTTTGACATCGGCATGACGGCTGGCCCTTATCTGCTGGGACTCCTCGCCCAGGCCATAGGCGGCTATGCCACGGTGTATGGCGTGGCAGCCATGCTCCTGCTCCCGCCCACGCTCGTGTTCTTCTGGCGCGTGATGCCAGAGTATCGGATTTACGCGGAGTAG
- a CDS encoding DUF3795 domain-containing protein — translation MERMIAMCGLDCGPCEARLATQANDTAAKERVAAQWREQFHAPDIDAAYVACDGCLASTDRHCGWCYQCPIRACGMERGLPNCAHCDEFESCEKLAGFFGPGTPARATLEAIRKELKT, via the coding sequence ATGGAACGGATGATTGCAATGTGTGGGTTGGATTGCGGGCCATGCGAGGCACGCCTGGCGACGCAGGCCAACGACACGGCGGCCAAGGAGCGCGTTGCTGCCCAGTGGCGGGAACAATTCCACGCACCGGACATTGACGCAGCCTATGTCGCTTGCGACGGCTGTCTAGCCAGCACTGACCGGCATTGTGGCTGGTGCTACCAGTGTCCCATCCGCGCTTGCGGCATGGAACGCGGCCTGCCCAATTGCGCTCACTGCGACGAGTTCGAATCCTGTGAGAAACTGGCCGGCTTTTTTGGTCCAGGCACGCCGGCGCGTGCAACGCTAGAAGCAATCCGGAAAGAGCTCAAGACCTAA
- a CDS encoding PD40 domain-containing protein, with product MIDLHRKPVYVLLVLTLLVTMLLALVCCQQGTPTPTPTPLPTATNTPIPTNTPTASATPVAMFSHIVFGTELESGVRVKNPGTSFPAGTDTVYAQWSYHNMRHGLPWKYCWYFDNALRSCDSFTWDVYLNAASGDAYTAPFTEPTGLAPGVYRLDLFIEERPVASASFWVLAPTPTPTAIPTATPPPPPDIQAIIRRAALSVVRLEFPALGQGGSASIVDGQQGLLLTNWHVVADDNGRSPEGELVAVFCTLDPDDEPRLSYWAQVLRSASDPVLDLAFLQIVTYEDGQTPIRGSLNLPSIPLGNSEQVRRGDRIILLGYPDYAKDTLSWTEGGVVTFDRDWIKTDALASYGHSGGMAINKQGEQIGVISKVEFVGPGRREQLTLLRPSNRVTELLPRAKIAPRPVWTPQPTPEPGTGRRMVVLGVERLNLRTGPGLDYAVVTEMPLGSVLDVLQAPQWDGARFWYNVRMLSTGLTGWASEFFLAPTEVASAPILFVSDEAGTQDIYRINPDGTGRMRLTSAPGDEADPSWSPDRRRIVFAYRGVGDTDLYIMNADGSGWQQITDFRGDEVHPVWSPNGQWIAYVSNADGDWEIYLLELSTGRTRQLTFNQTWDSFPSWSPDSTQLVYTSRQTGNYDLFLLDVASGRQSQLTNNPYSDAHGTWSPQGNEIVYTMVVAEGGSLTRGIGVLDVRDPTRSRRVTFGETGAAQFAYPDWSPDGRFIIVVVGDAPNFELHAAPARGTTMVKLTSATSQSSIAPTWSR from the coding sequence ATGATAGACTTGCACAGAAAACCGGTTTATGTTTTGCTTGTTCTCACCCTGCTTGTAACGATGCTATTGGCCCTGGTGTGCTGCCAGCAAGGAACTCCTACACCCACGCCTACTCCATTGCCTACCGCCACGAATACTCCCATCCCTACTAACACGCCCACTGCTTCCGCAACCCCGGTTGCTATGTTCAGTCATATCGTCTTTGGCACCGAACTCGAGTCTGGCGTGCGAGTGAAGAACCCTGGCACCAGCTTTCCCGCTGGCACCGACACGGTGTACGCACAATGGAGCTATCACAACATGCGCCATGGCTTGCCATGGAAGTACTGCTGGTACTTTGACAATGCGCTGCGCTCCTGTGACTCATTTACCTGGGATGTGTACCTCAACGCTGCCTCTGGCGATGCCTATACAGCCCCCTTCACAGAGCCGACTGGCTTAGCCCCTGGCGTCTATCGGCTGGATCTGTTCATCGAGGAGCGCCCAGTGGCATCGGCGTCTTTCTGGGTTCTGGCACCTACCCCCACACCTACCGCCATCCCAACCGCAACTCCTCCACCTCCGCCGGATATCCAGGCTATCATACGCAGGGCTGCTCTCTCGGTGGTGCGGTTGGAGTTTCCTGCCTTGGGGCAAGGGGGCTCCGCTTCGATCGTGGACGGACAGCAGGGCTTGCTGCTTACCAATTGGCATGTCGTCGCCGACGATAACGGACGTTCGCCCGAAGGCGAATTGGTAGCTGTTTTCTGCACTCTGGACCCGGACGATGAGCCGCGCCTCTCCTACTGGGCTCAGGTGCTGAGGTCTGCTTCTGACCCCGTACTTGACCTGGCTTTCCTGCAGATCGTAACCTATGAGGATGGACAGACTCCTATTCGTGGCTCGTTGAACTTACCGTCCATCCCCCTGGGCAACAGTGAGCAAGTGCGTCGAGGCGATCGCATTATCCTGCTAGGTTACCCGGATTATGCCAAAGACACGCTCTCCTGGACGGAAGGCGGGGTAGTTACATTCGATCGTGATTGGATCAAGACCGATGCGCTGGCCAGTTACGGACACAGCGGGGGCATGGCGATCAATAAGCAGGGCGAGCAGATAGGTGTTATCAGCAAGGTCGAGTTCGTCGGACCAGGGAGAAGGGAGCAACTAACTTTGCTGCGGCCAAGCAACCGGGTCACTGAGCTGTTGCCCAGAGCCAAGATTGCCCCGCGGCCGGTGTGGACGCCCCAGCCGACGCCCGAACCGGGCACGGGCAGGCGCATGGTCGTGCTCGGTGTCGAAAGGCTCAACTTGCGCACTGGCCCAGGGCTGGATTATGCTGTAGTGACGGAGATGCCGCTGGGCAGCGTGCTCGATGTGCTACAGGCTCCGCAATGGGATGGCGCTCGCTTCTGGTACAACGTGCGCATGCTGAGCACAGGGCTGACAGGATGGGCAAGTGAGTTCTTCTTGGCCCCAACCGAGGTCGCCTCTGCGCCGATTCTCTTCGTCTCGGATGAGGCAGGCACTCAGGATATCTACCGCATCAACCCGGATGGCACTGGTCGCATGCGCTTGACCAGTGCGCCAGGAGATGAAGCCGACCCCAGTTGGTCGCCAGATCGCCGCCGCATCGTCTTTGCCTACCGTGGGGTCGGCGACACTGACCTCTACATCATGAACGCGGATGGCAGTGGATGGCAACAGATCACCGACTTCAGGGGAGACGAAGTCCACCCTGTGTGGTCTCCCAATGGCCAGTGGATTGCCTATGTCTCCAATGCCGATGGAGACTGGGAGATTTACCTGCTGGAATTGAGCACGGGGCGGACGCGACAACTCACCTTCAATCAGACTTGGGATAGTTTCCCGTCCTGGTCTCCCGATAGTACGCAACTCGTCTACACTTCGCGCCAGACCGGCAACTATGACCTGTTCCTGCTCGATGTCGCGAGCGGGAGACAAAGCCAACTGACCAACAATCCCTATTCGGATGCCCATGGGACATGGTCACCGCAGGGGAACGAGATCGTGTACACAATGGTTGTCGCGGAGGGAGGCAGTTTGACACGCGGCATTGGCGTGCTGGATGTGCGCGATCCGACTCGTTCACGGCGGGTGACCTTTGGCGAGACGGGTGCTGCGCAGTTTGCCTACCCCGACTGGTCGCCTGATGGGCGGTTCATCATCGTGGTCGTTGGCGATGCACCCAACTTCGAACTTCACGCCGCACCTGCTCGCGGCACGACCATGGTGAAGTTGACCAGTGCTACTTCACAAAGCAGCATCGCGCCAACCTGGTCGCGGTAG